The Sphingobium sp. BYY-5 genome contains a region encoding:
- the rpsI gene encoding 30S ribosomal protein S9 encodes MTDNRQSLSDLAAIAAEAAVAPVAAPVSDVAVDAPVVSAPVQPSAPLRAQEIDGLGRAYATGRRKDAVARVWVKPGTGKITVNGRDQEIYFARPTLRLVINQPFGVTEREGQYDVIATVKGGGLSGQAGAVKHGIAQALSKYEPALRSAVKAEGFLTRDSRVVERKKYGKAKARRSFQFSKR; translated from the coding sequence ATGACCGATAACCGCCAGTCCCTGTCCGACCTCGCGGCGATCGCCGCTGAAGCCGCCGTCGCCCCGGTTGCTGCCCCGGTTTCGGATGTTGCCGTCGACGCACCTGTCGTCTCCGCTCCGGTTCAGCCTTCGGCTCCGCTGCGCGCCCAGGAAATCGACGGTCTCGGCCGCGCCTACGCCACCGGCCGCCGCAAGGACGCCGTTGCCCGCGTCTGGGTAAAGCCCGGCACCGGCAAGATCACGGTCAATGGCCGCGATCAGGAAATCTATTTTGCCCGTCCGACCTTGCGTCTGGTCATCAACCAGCCGTTCGGCGTCACTGAGCGTGAAGGTCAGTATGACGTGATCGCCACCGTCAAGGGCGGCGGTCTGTCGGGTCAGGCCGGTGCGGTCAAGCACGGCATCGCCCAGGCTCTGTCGAAATATGAGCCGGCGCTGCGCAGCGCGGTCAAGGCCGAAGGCTTCCTGACCCGCGATAGCCGCGTCGTCGAGCGTAAGAAGTACGGCAAGGCGAAGGCCCGCCGCAGCTTCCAGTTCTCGAAGCGCTAA
- a CDS encoding efflux transporter outer membrane subunit, with translation MTECKEKVRYRISWISGTSLLLSACAAGPDYHAPQTAALGVPATYSQGDSAALSDAELAQWWTRLNDPTLSSLIDSAITNNLDIVQAQARLRQARESLRQANASFLPQISGSGSGGKNYSSQDAGGRLDSSGNPISGGGKNWSSSYSLRANASWQLDLFGELSRSAEAARADLASSGYDLANVRMTIISELVTNYVQARLAQEQLRVTRETQAIQQDNYQIASWRLQAGLVSSLDEQQAKAQLAQTNASIPQLEASLRGSLNRIAVLTGQAPGEATRALEAPAPIPAAATQIATGIPADTLRQRPDVRSAERALAAATARIGVAQAQLYPSLGISGNIGTTSNAFKDMFDLITGGVFANVAQTIFDGGRLQSQVRSQKAAADGAFAAYKQSVLGALEDVENAMASLSSARARKAEFATAYEASNNAAILARSQYQVGLIDFQTLSSSENTLLTARNSLASAQSDEVLAIAQLYNALGGGWQSMENRPDEQ, from the coding sequence ATGACGGAGTGCAAGGAAAAGGTGCGATATCGCATATCCTGGATCAGCGGAACGTCGCTGCTGCTGTCCGCCTGCGCCGCCGGTCCCGATTATCACGCCCCGCAAACGGCAGCATTGGGCGTTCCCGCCACCTATAGCCAAGGCGATAGCGCAGCACTGAGCGATGCGGAACTCGCCCAATGGTGGACGCGCCTTAACGACCCGACGCTCAGCAGCCTGATCGACAGCGCCATCACGAACAATCTGGATATCGTTCAGGCCCAGGCCCGCCTTCGTCAGGCGCGCGAAAGCCTGCGCCAGGCCAATGCAAGCTTCCTGCCGCAGATCAGCGGTTCCGGCAGCGGCGGCAAGAATTATAGCAGCCAGGATGCCGGAGGCCGCCTGGACAGCAGCGGCAATCCCATCAGCGGCGGCGGCAAAAACTGGTCCAGCAGCTATTCGCTCCGGGCCAATGCAAGCTGGCAGCTCGACCTGTTCGGCGAACTGTCCCGATCGGCCGAAGCCGCGCGCGCGGACCTTGCCAGTTCAGGCTATGACCTCGCCAATGTGCGGATGACGATCATTTCCGAACTCGTCACCAACTATGTCCAGGCGCGGCTGGCGCAGGAGCAGTTGCGCGTCACGCGCGAAACGCAGGCGATCCAGCAGGACAATTATCAGATCGCAAGCTGGCGGCTGCAGGCGGGCCTCGTTTCCTCGCTGGATGAGCAACAGGCCAAGGCCCAACTCGCCCAGACCAACGCCAGCATCCCGCAGCTCGAAGCCAGCCTGAGGGGCAGCCTCAACCGTATCGCCGTGCTGACCGGGCAGGCGCCGGGCGAAGCGACCCGCGCACTGGAGGCGCCCGCCCCCATCCCGGCCGCCGCGACGCAGATCGCAACCGGCATCCCCGCCGACACGCTGCGCCAGCGGCCCGACGTGCGGAGCGCCGAACGCGCGCTGGCCGCCGCCACCGCGCGGATCGGCGTGGCGCAGGCGCAACTCTATCCCTCGCTCGGCATCAGCGGCAACATCGGCACCACGTCCAACGCCTTCAAGGATATGTTCGACCTGATTACCGGCGGCGTCTTCGCCAATGTCGCACAGACCATATTCGATGGCGGTCGCCTGCAATCGCAGGTCCGTTCGCAAAAGGCGGCGGCGGACGGCGCCTTCGCCGCCTACAAGCAGAGCGTGCTGGGCGCGCTGGAGGATGTCGAGAATGCGATGGCGTCACTCAGCAGCGCCCGCGCGCGCAAGGCCGAGTTCGCCACCGCCTATGAGGCGTCGAACAACGCCGCGATCCTGGCGCGCAGCCAGTATCAGGTCGGCCTTATCGATTTCCAGACGCTGTCCAGCAGCGAAAACACCCTTTTGACCGCGCGCAACAGCCTGGCTTCCGCGCAATCCGATGAGGTTCTGGCCATTGCCCAGCTCTATAATGCGCTGGGCGGCGGCTGGCAGAGCATGGAAAACCGCCCCGATGAGCAATGA
- a CDS encoding crotonase/enoyl-CoA hydratase family protein — protein sequence MGDVGAISPVLTQRDGAVLTVTLNQPDRRNPISDPAMVDALCDIFEAADRDISIHVAILTGAGSAFSSGGDLNAMRPDAGGLRAGLPAQTRRNYRAGIQRLPLLFQAIELPVIAAINGPAIGAGLDLACMCDLRIAAQSARFAESFVKLGLVSGDGGAWLLPRIIGMSRAADLSLTGRTIDAAEALAIELVGDVVPDEDLLAVARLRADAIAANPPHATRMTKRLLRAAQTAELAHILDMAGAMQALAHATADHDEAITAFFDRRTPHFKGD from the coding sequence ATGGGCGATGTGGGCGCCATCTCACCCGTTCTCACGCAACGCGACGGGGCTGTCCTGACGGTCACGCTCAACCAGCCGGACAGGCGGAATCCGATTTCCGATCCGGCGATGGTCGATGCGCTGTGCGATATATTCGAGGCGGCGGACCGCGATATCTCCATCCATGTCGCCATCCTGACGGGGGCGGGCAGCGCCTTTTCCTCTGGTGGCGACCTGAATGCGATGCGGCCCGACGCGGGCGGTCTGCGTGCTGGGCTGCCGGCGCAGACGCGGCGCAACTATCGCGCGGGCATCCAGCGCCTGCCGTTGCTGTTCCAGGCGATCGAACTGCCGGTGATCGCTGCGATCAACGGCCCGGCGATCGGCGCGGGGTTGGATCTGGCCTGCATGTGCGACCTGCGGATCGCGGCGCAATCGGCGCGCTTTGCCGAAAGTTTCGTCAAGCTGGGCCTGGTGTCGGGCGATGGCGGCGCCTGGTTGCTGCCGCGGATCATCGGCATGTCGAGGGCAGCGGACCTGTCGCTGACCGGGCGGACGATCGATGCGGCCGAGGCGCTGGCGATCGAGCTGGTCGGTGATGTCGTGCCCGATGAAGACTTGCTGGCGGTTGCACGGTTGCGGGCGGATGCGATCGCCGCCAACCCGCCCCATGCGACGCGGATGACCAAGCGACTGCTGCGCGCGGCGCAGACGGCCGAACTGGCCCATATATTGGACATGGCCGGCGCGATGCAGGCGCTGGCCCATGCGACGGCGGATCATGATGAGGCGATCACAGCCTTCTTCGACCGCCGCACTCCCCATTTCAAAGGAGACTGA
- a CDS encoding site-specific DNA-methyltransferase — translation MGVMTRVAPPRRKKAIASVEIEAAKTPVDTLLRGDCIAQMASLPDNCIDMIFADPPYNLQLGGDLFRPEGGRVDAVDNDWDKFDTLGAYDRFTKAWLREARRVLKPNGSIWVIGSYHNIFRVGTALQDEGFWILNDIIWRKANPMPNFKGTRFTNAHETLIWASQGEDAKYTFNYKAMKTLNDELQMRSDWVLPICGGQERLKRNGTKAHPTQKPESLLYRVMLSCTKPGDVVLDPFFGTGTTGAVAKRLGRKWIGIEREESYIEVALERIADALPLDESALTIMQSARSQPKVAFGTLVETGYLKPGAILTDTKRRWQAQVRADGSLAVGADTGSIHKMGATLQGAPSCNGWTFWHYEAEGGLKPIDALRQTYLLANEP, via the coding sequence ATGGGTGTCATGACGCGCGTCGCACCGCCGCGGCGGAAGAAGGCGATTGCATCGGTCGAGATCGAGGCTGCCAAAACCCCCGTCGACACCCTGCTGCGTGGCGACTGCATCGCGCAGATGGCGTCGCTGCCCGACAATTGCATCGACATGATCTTCGCCGACCCACCCTATAATCTCCAACTGGGCGGCGACCTGTTTCGCCCGGAGGGCGGGCGCGTCGATGCCGTCGATAATGACTGGGACAAGTTCGACACGCTGGGCGCCTATGACCGCTTCACCAAGGCGTGGCTGCGGGAGGCACGCCGCGTCCTGAAGCCCAATGGCAGCATCTGGGTGATCGGCAGCTATCACAATATCTTCCGCGTCGGCACGGCGTTGCAGGATGAAGGCTTCTGGATCCTCAACGACATCATCTGGCGCAAGGCGAACCCGATGCCCAATTTCAAGGGCACGCGCTTCACCAACGCGCATGAGACGCTGATCTGGGCCAGCCAGGGCGAGGATGCGAAATACACCTTCAACTACAAGGCGATGAAGACGCTCAACGATGAGTTGCAGATGCGCTCCGACTGGGTGCTGCCGATCTGCGGTGGGCAGGAGCGCCTCAAACGCAACGGCACCAAGGCGCATCCGACCCAGAAGCCGGAATCCCTGCTCTATCGCGTGATGCTGTCCTGCACCAAGCCGGGCGACGTGGTGCTTGATCCCTTCTTCGGCACCGGCACCACCGGCGCGGTCGCCAAGCGTCTGGGGCGCAAGTGGATCGGCATCGAGCGCGAGGAAAGCTATATCGAGGTCGCGCTAGAGCGTATCGCCGACGCGCTGCCGCTCGATGAATCCGCGCTCACCATCATGCAGAGCGCCAGGAGCCAGCCCAAGGTCGCCTTCGGCACTCTGGTCGAGACGGGCTATCTCAAGCCCGGCGCGATTCTGACCGACACCAAGCGCCGCTGGCAGGCGCAGGTGCGCGCGGATGGATCGTTGGCAGTGGGCGCCGACACCGGTTCCATCCACAAGATGGGCGCGACTTTGCAGGGCGCACCGAGCTGCAACGGCTGGACCTTCTGGCATTATGAGGCGGAAGGGGGCCTGAAGCCCATCGATGCGCTGCGCCAGACCTATCTGCTCGCGAACGAGCCGTGA
- the fabD gene encoding ACP S-malonyltransferase produces MRAFLFPGQGSQSVGMGKLLADASPAARELFQEVDDALSQNLFRIMVEGPDSDLTLTENAQPAIMANAIATLRVMQREGGFSLAEKGDYVAGHSLGEYSALCAVEAFDIGTTARLLKLRGRAMQAAVPVGEGAMAALLGADIEKAQALADAAAEGEVCTVANDNDPSQVVISGHRGAIERAVALVKDHGIKRGVLLPVSAPFHCPLMQPAAEAMAEALAKAAITAPLLPVYANVLAAPIADPEEIKARLVEQVTGRVRWRESVAAMWDTGVTDFVEVGGKVLGPMVKRIAPDATVRSIVTMDDIEAALGDM; encoded by the coding sequence ATGCGGGCATTTCTTTTTCCGGGACAGGGCAGCCAGTCGGTGGGCATGGGCAAGCTGTTGGCTGACGCCAGTCCAGCGGCCAGAGAGTTGTTTCAGGAAGTTGACGACGCGCTGTCGCAAAATTTATTCCGCATCATGGTGGAGGGGCCGGACAGCGACTTGACCCTTACTGAAAACGCGCAGCCGGCAATCATGGCCAACGCCATCGCCACGCTGCGCGTGATGCAGAGGGAAGGCGGCTTTTCGCTGGCCGAGAAGGGCGATTATGTCGCCGGTCACAGCCTTGGCGAATATAGCGCGCTCTGCGCGGTCGAGGCATTCGATATCGGCACCACCGCACGCCTGCTCAAACTGCGCGGGCGTGCGATGCAGGCGGCCGTACCGGTGGGCGAAGGCGCGATGGCGGCGCTGCTGGGCGCGGACATCGAAAAGGCGCAGGCGCTGGCCGACGCTGCTGCGGAAGGCGAAGTCTGCACCGTCGCCAATGACAATGATCCCAGCCAGGTCGTGATTTCCGGCCACAGGGGCGCGATCGAGCGCGCGGTCGCGCTGGTCAAGGATCATGGCATCAAGCGTGGCGTGCTGTTGCCGGTATCGGCGCCCTTCCACTGCCCGCTGATGCAGCCCGCTGCCGAAGCGATGGCGGAAGCGCTGGCCAAGGCGGCCATCACCGCGCCGCTGCTGCCGGTCTATGCCAATGTCCTCGCCGCGCCGATCGCCGATCCGGAAGAGATCAAGGCGCGCCTGGTCGAACAGGTGACGGGCCGCGTCCGCTGGCGCGAATCCGTGGCGGCGATGTGGGACACGGGCGTTACCGATTTCGTGGAAGTCGGCGGCAAGGTGCTTGGCCCGATGGTCAAGCGCATCGCGCCGGACGCCACTGTGCGCAGCATCGTGACGATGGACGATATCGAGGCCGCGCTGGGAGATATGTGA
- a CDS encoding CsbD family protein, producing MGELTDKMKAAGNKVAGSIKEAVGRHNDDPKLEAEGKVQKAKGTAQDVAGSIKGALGDKL from the coding sequence ATGGGTGAACTGACCGACAAGATGAAAGCGGCGGGTAACAAGGTCGCCGGCAGCATCAAGGAAGCCGTGGGCCGCCATAATGACGATCCGAAGCTGGAAGCCGAAGGCAAGGTGCAAAAGGCCAAGGGCACCGCGCAGGACGTCGCCGGATCGATCAAGGGGGCGCTCGGCGACAAGCTCTGA
- a CDS encoding metalloregulator ArsR/SmtB family transcription factor — protein MANILQDDCSPGIDAQFKALSDGTRRALLEHLVREGEQSVHALTAVSGVSQPMVSRHLGKLKRAKLVTARRAGRETYYAARAKGLAPVVQWMAVYGALWSQRFTELEGMEA, from the coding sequence ATGGCGAACATATTACAAGATGATTGCAGCCCCGGCATCGACGCGCAGTTCAAGGCCTTGTCGGACGGCACCCGGCGCGCCCTGCTGGAACATCTGGTACGCGAAGGCGAACAGAGCGTCCATGCCCTGACGGCAGTGTCGGGCGTATCGCAACCGATGGTGTCGCGCCACCTTGGCAAGCTCAAGCGGGCAAAGCTCGTGACCGCCCGACGCGCAGGCCGCGAAACCTACTATGCCGCCCGCGCCAAGGGGCTGGCGCCGGTCGTGCAGTGGATGGCGGTCTATGGCGCGCTCTGGTCGCAACGCTTTACCGAACTGGAAGGGATGGAGGCATGA
- the folP gene encoding dihydropteroate synthase, which yields MISPSIPADARLYLKPVWFVPSPIGLADGAAARMGNGLIWFQAYELTVLSGARRIARVTIPVADFADAISTLPDTLAQRAQTLAANISAQRPPLTLGDRTIRFDAPQVMAILNITPDSFSDGGRHMDDPQGAADAGFAMAAAGAALIDIGGESTRPKAPRLWEGDEIARIVPVVERLAGSGVAMSVDTRKAAVMEAALTAGAHIINDVSALRHDPRAMDVAVAAGCPVILMHAPSAGDDPHDNPAGYGDVVADVYDHLEARIAACIDAGIAREKIMVDPGLGFGKSLADNLALVNGLAAFQALGVPLLFAGSRKRLIGALSNEAPAAQRLGGSVALAFRAAQLGAQMVRVHDVQESVQALHLWRGLADAGLSAV from the coding sequence ATGATTTCTCCGAGCATCCCCGCCGACGCGCGCCTCTATCTCAAGCCGGTCTGGTTCGTACCAAGCCCGATCGGTTTGGCCGATGGCGCGGCGGCGCGGATGGGCAATGGGCTGATCTGGTTCCAGGCCTATGAGCTGACCGTGCTGAGCGGCGCGCGGCGGATCGCGCGGGTGACGATCCCGGTCGCGGATTTTGCCGATGCCATTTCCACCTTGCCCGATACGCTGGCGCAGCGCGCGCAGACGCTTGCCGCCAACATCTCCGCGCAGCGACCGCCGCTGACGCTGGGCGACCGGACGATCCGTTTCGATGCGCCGCAGGTGATGGCGATCCTCAACATCACGCCCGACAGCTTTTCCGACGGCGGCAGGCATATGGACGATCCTCAAGGTGCTGCCGATGCGGGGTTCGCCATGGCCGCCGCCGGTGCAGCGCTGATCGATATCGGCGGCGAATCCACCCGGCCGAAGGCGCCCCGCCTGTGGGAGGGGGATGAGATCGCCCGCATCGTGCCGGTGGTGGAGCGGCTCGCGGGATCGGGCGTCGCCATGTCGGTGGACACGCGCAAGGCCGCAGTGATGGAGGCGGCGCTGACCGCCGGTGCTCATATCATCAATGACGTCAGCGCGCTTCGGCACGACCCGCGCGCCATGGACGTGGCTGTCGCAGCGGGCTGCCCGGTCATCCTTATGCACGCGCCCTCGGCCGGGGACGACCCGCATGACAACCCGGCGGGCTATGGCGATGTAGTCGCCGACGTCTACGACCATCTGGAGGCGCGGATCGCGGCCTGCATCGACGCGGGCATCGCGCGGGAGAAGATCATGGTCGATCCGGGTCTGGGCTTTGGCAAGAGCCTGGCCGACAATCTGGCGCTGGTGAACGGCCTTGCGGCCTTCCAGGCGCTGGGCGTGCCTCTGCTCTTCGCGGGTAGCCGCAAGCGTCTGATCGGCGCCCTCTCCAATGAAGCGCCCGCAGCCCAGCGCCTGGGTGGGTCGGTGGCGCTGGCCTTCCGTGCGGCGCAGCTCGGCGCGCAGATGGTGCGCGTCCATGACGTACAGGAAAGCGTACAGGCGCTCCACCTCTGGCGCGGGCTGGCGGACGCGGGGTTGAGCGCGGTCTGA
- a CDS encoding DUF3857 domain-containing transglutaminase family protein, with protein MAAPAALMAGVQAHAGELPLYQPAPAWVEKASVPKLTTFEGEPPMMILFDSQQRIEQGRLWSYVDFATRAGSAEALGQLSSMTLPWAPDKGDLIIHELSILRGDQVIDVLASGKTFSVLRREENLEAREITGILTATMAVEGVQVGDIVRVRYSTTLKDAALAGHVQGGAPLFAAPLRIGQGRFRVQWDERSGMKWRLLAKDAPVKQQKKGGFSELTIALPLVKQPEMPDDAPLRYRHPPLFELSTFASWADVSKTMSPLYATEGLIAPDSPLATELARLKALPGSPRDRAAAALQLVQDHIRYLAIGMDGGNYTPQTPAQTWTLRYGDCKAKTLLLLALLRGIGIEAEPVLASATAGDFVSSRLPSVAAFNHVLVRAVIDGKPLWLDGTGSGTRIDDLDDTPAFGSVLPVRSAGADLMLIQTHPNARPMIDILIDADESGSVKLPSVFDATAVLRGPMAAMINVTLGQLDAKQRTDMVRGFFTQQIGTSQFSDVSAAVDKASATVTLKAHGITTTPWRLSDNRYRRAIGRAVDSIQFSPDRGKPVWSDIPVANPAPAGMRYRLKLRLPDGGKGYTLEGDQSIRQTIAGYDVRRSVQLNGGLLDIDERVDTTGTEIPAVQVPDERDRLATAVALAPRLIAPAKPIFYWDMPASQVAQWPQVKRGEAAFTKAIAEDPDEATGYSSRASFRWAIGDYKNALGDIDKAIGIAPDLGLHLQRAGMRFKQGDLAGALADARKARQFDPSSFDAISAVATYLAESGKINEAVTMVDQRITIGGETRDAYRSLKASLLGTYGDATQAVELLDAHIAEKPGLPTLLNERCWIKGTRNIMLDSAIGDCTRAIELSRSTIATLDSRAMVWFRLGKYDDALRDLDGVITEVPGQEESLFMRGVVLHRLGRAADGDVDLAVARRIDPRIDATYARFGIKP; from the coding sequence ATGGCGGCGCCGGCCGCGTTGATGGCCGGTGTGCAGGCGCACGCGGGTGAGTTGCCGCTCTATCAACCCGCTCCTGCCTGGGTCGAGAAGGCTTCGGTGCCCAAGCTGACGACCTTTGAGGGCGAGCCGCCCATGATGATATTGTTCGACAGTCAGCAGCGGATCGAGCAGGGTCGGCTATGGAGCTATGTCGATTTCGCCACGCGCGCCGGATCGGCCGAGGCGCTGGGACAATTGTCGTCGATGACGCTGCCCTGGGCGCCGGACAAGGGCGACCTCATCATCCATGAACTGTCGATCCTGCGCGGCGATCAGGTGATCGATGTGCTGGCGTCGGGCAAGACCTTCTCCGTGCTGCGCCGCGAGGAGAATCTGGAGGCGCGCGAGATAACCGGTATCTTGACCGCGACCATGGCGGTGGAGGGTGTGCAGGTGGGCGATATCGTCCGCGTGCGCTACTCCACGACGTTGAAGGACGCGGCGCTGGCCGGGCATGTTCAGGGAGGTGCCCCGCTCTTTGCCGCGCCGTTGCGGATCGGGCAGGGGCGCTTCCGGGTCCAGTGGGACGAACGCAGCGGCATGAAATGGCGATTGCTGGCGAAGGATGCGCCGGTCAAGCAACAGAAGAAGGGCGGCTTTAGCGAACTCACCATAGCTCTGCCGCTCGTCAAGCAGCCGGAAATGCCCGACGATGCGCCGTTGCGTTATCGCCATCCGCCATTGTTCGAACTGTCCACCTTCGCCTCCTGGGCGGACGTGTCCAAAACGATGTCACCGCTGTACGCCACTGAGGGGCTGATCGCTCCGGATAGTCCGCTGGCTACCGAATTGGCCAGGCTCAAGGCGTTGCCGGGGTCGCCGCGCGACCGGGCCGCAGCGGCGCTGCAACTGGTTCAGGACCATATCCGCTATCTGGCGATCGGCATGGATGGCGGCAATTATACGCCGCAAACCCCGGCGCAGACCTGGACGCTGCGCTATGGTGACTGCAAGGCGAAGACGCTGCTGTTGCTGGCGCTGCTGCGGGGGATCGGGATCGAGGCGGAGCCGGTGCTGGCCAGCGCGACGGCGGGGGATTTCGTGTCCAGTCGGCTGCCCAGTGTCGCGGCCTTCAACCATGTGCTCGTCCGTGCGGTGATCGACGGCAAGCCGTTGTGGCTGGACGGTACGGGCAGCGGGACGCGGATCGACGATCTGGATGACACGCCGGCTTTCGGGTCGGTGCTCCCGGTGCGTAGCGCGGGCGCTGACCTGATGCTGATCCAGACCCACCCCAATGCCCGGCCGATGATCGATATCCTGATCGATGCCGATGAGAGTGGCAGCGTCAAGCTGCCCAGCGTGTTCGATGCGACGGCGGTTCTGCGCGGGCCGATGGCGGCGATGATTAACGTGACGCTGGGGCAACTTGATGCCAAGCAGCGTACGGACATGGTGCGTGGCTTTTTCACGCAACAGATCGGTACGTCGCAGTTCAGCGATGTGAGCGCGGCCGTGGATAAGGCGTCCGCCACCGTGACATTGAAGGCGCATGGCATCACGACGACGCCCTGGCGTCTTTCCGATAATCGCTATCGTCGCGCAATCGGGCGGGCCGTGGATAGTATCCAGTTTTCGCCCGATCGCGGCAAACCGGTCTGGTCGGACATTCCGGTCGCCAATCCTGCGCCGGCCGGGATGCGCTACCGGCTCAAACTGCGTCTGCCCGACGGCGGTAAGGGCTATACGCTGGAAGGTGACCAGTCCATCCGGCAGACGATCGCGGGTTATGATGTTCGGCGCAGCGTGCAACTGAATGGCGGGTTGCTGGACATTGACGAGCGGGTCGATACGACCGGCACGGAAATACCGGCGGTGCAGGTGCCTGACGAGCGTGACCGGCTGGCGACGGCCGTGGCGTTGGCACCTCGCCTGATTGCGCCGGCCAAGCCGATCTTTTACTGGGACATGCCCGCCAGTCAGGTCGCGCAATGGCCGCAGGTGAAGCGCGGCGAGGCCGCTTTCACCAAGGCGATCGCTGAAGATCCCGACGAAGCAACGGGCTATAGCAGCCGCGCCAGTTTCCGCTGGGCCATCGGCGACTATAAAAATGCGCTGGGGGATATCGACAAGGCGATCGGCATTGCACCGGACCTTGGACTCCACCTCCAGCGGGCCGGGATGCGCTTTAAACAAGGCGATTTGGCTGGCGCCCTGGCCGATGCCCGTAAGGCGCGCCAGTTCGACCCTTCCTCCTTCGACGCCATCAGTGCAGTTGCCACCTATCTGGCCGAAAGCGGGAAGATCAACGAAGCGGTGACGATGGTCGACCAGCGCATCACCATCGGCGGCGAGACGCGCGACGCCTATCGCAGCCTGAAGGCGAGCCTGTTGGGCACCTATGGCGATGCAACCCAGGCCGTGGAACTGCTCGATGCACATATTGCGGAAAAGCCAGGCTTGCCGACGCTGTTGAACGAGCGCTGCTGGATCAAGGGGACGCGCAACATAATGCTGGACAGCGCGATCGGCGATTGCACGCGGGCGATCGAACTAAGCAGATCGACCATCGCGACGCTCGACAGCCGCGCCATGGTCTGGTTCCGCCTGGGCAAATATGATGATGCGCTTCGCGATCTGGACGGCGTGATCACCGAGGTGCCGGGACAGGAAGAGAGTCTTTTCATGCGTGGTGTCGTACTCCACAGGCTGGGGCGGGCGGCGGACGGCGATGTGGATCTGGCCGTGGCGCGGCGGATCGACCCCCGGATCGACGCGACCTATGCCCGCTTCGGCATCAAGCCCTGA
- the rplM gene encoding 50S ribosomal protein L13, translated as MKALMKTTKPATPATVEKKWILIDAEGLVVGRLASTVANILRGKHKTSFTPHVDCGDNVIIINAGKVKFTGRKLTDKVYYKHTGYAGGIKETTPQKILEGRFPERVLEKAVERMIPRGPLGRQQMRNLRIFAGAEHAHEAQNPEVLDFASRNRKNKVGA; from the coding sequence ATGAAGGCGCTGATGAAGACCACCAAGCCGGCGACCCCGGCAACGGTCGAAAAGAAGTGGATACTGATCGACGCGGAAGGTCTCGTCGTCGGTCGTCTCGCTTCGACCGTAGCGAATATCCTGCGCGGCAAGCACAAGACCAGCTTCACGCCCCACGTCGATTGCGGTGACAATGTCATCATCATCAATGCGGGCAAGGTCAAGTTCACTGGCCGCAAGCTGACCGACAAGGTCTATTACAAGCACACCGGCTATGCCGGCGGCATCAAGGAAACCACTCCCCAGAAGATTCTGGAAGGCCGTTTCCCTGAGCGCGTCCTGGAAAAGGCCGTCGAGCGCATGATCCCCCGTGGTCCGCTGGGCCGCCAGCAGATGCGCAACCTGCGCATTTTCGCCGGCGCCGAACACGCCCATGAAGCCCAGAACCCCGAAGTGCTCGACTTCGCGTCGCGCAACCGCAAGAACAAGGTGGGTGCATAA
- the fabG gene encoding 3-oxoacyl-[acyl-carrier-protein] reductase, which translates to MFDLTGMTALVTGASGGIGSAIARALAAQGATLALSGSNEEKLKAFAAELGGDHKTLVCNLSDPASVDALVPQAVEALGGKLDILVNNAGITRDNLILRMKDEEWSQVISVNLEAAFRLVRAAAKPMMKARFGRIISITSVVGVTGNPGQANYCASKAGIIGMSKSLGQELASRGITVNCVAPGFIRSAMTDALNDTQKGSILAKIPAGDLGDGDDIGAAVVYLASKEAGYVNGQTLHVNGGMAMI; encoded by the coding sequence ATGTTCGACCTCACAGGAATGACCGCGCTGGTGACTGGCGCTTCGGGCGGTATCGGCTCCGCCATCGCCAGGGCGCTCGCCGCGCAGGGCGCGACGCTGGCTCTGTCGGGCAGCAATGAGGAGAAGCTGAAGGCGTTCGCCGCGGAACTGGGTGGGGATCACAAGACGCTGGTCTGCAACCTCTCCGACCCGGCGTCGGTCGATGCGCTGGTGCCGCAGGCGGTGGAAGCACTGGGCGGCAAGCTGGACATCCTCGTCAACAATGCGGGCATCACCCGCGACAACCTGATCCTGCGCATGAAGGATGAGGAATGGTCACAGGTTATCTCGGTCAATCTGGAAGCAGCCTTCCGCCTTGTCCGCGCCGCCGCCAAGCCGATGATGAAGGCGCGCTTCGGCCGCATCATCTCCATCACCTCGGTCGTAGGCGTAACCGGCAATCCGGGGCAGGCCAATTATTGCGCGTCGAAGGCGGGTATCATCGGCATGTCCAAGTCGCTGGGTCAGGAACTGGCCAGTCGTGGCATCACCGTCAACTGCGTCGCGCCCGGCTTCATCCGTTCGGCCATGACCGATGCGCTGAATGATACGCAGAAGGGATCGATCCTGGCGAAGATACCGGCGGGCGATCTGGGCGACGGTGACGATATCGGCGCGGCGGTCGTCTATCTGGCGAGTAAGGAGGCCGGTTACGTCAATGGCCAGACGCTGCACGTCAATGGCGGCATGGCGATGATCTGA